The following coding sequences are from one Pseudonocardia sp. HH130630-07 window:
- a CDS encoding dihydrofolate reductase family protein: protein MPTRQPLPPAAPHPPARPRVTAIMVSSLDGAGTAGGRGSQGLSTPADRMLFRSLRRSADAVLVGAGTVRDEDYRGVRRRRPTTDDPTPGEPPPVVVVTGSADLAPDAALLTDTITPPIVLTTGGAPAARRAALAAAGADVVVLPDLRPGPLLAELGRRGLRSVLCEGGPTLLGALVAADAVDELRLTLVPVLVGGPAGRIATGPVAPAVPRGMRLAGHDAAPDGTLLLHYVRGDVRGDHPPNG, encoded by the coding sequence GTGCCGACCCGACAGCCGCTCCCCCCGGCCGCGCCGCACCCGCCGGCCCGGCCGCGGGTGACCGCGATCATGGTCTCCTCCCTCGACGGCGCGGGCACCGCGGGCGGGCGGGGCTCGCAGGGACTGAGCACGCCCGCGGACCGGATGCTGTTCCGGTCGCTGCGCCGGAGCGCGGACGCCGTCCTCGTCGGTGCCGGGACGGTGCGCGACGAGGACTACCGGGGCGTCCGCCGGCGCCGCCCGACGACCGACGACCCGACGCCCGGGGAGCCGCCGCCGGTCGTCGTCGTCACCGGGTCGGCCGATCTCGCCCCGGACGCGGCCCTGCTCACCGACACGATCACCCCGCCGATCGTGCTCACCACCGGCGGTGCCCCCGCCGCCCGGCGGGCCGCGCTGGCCGCCGCCGGGGCCGACGTCGTCGTGCTGCCCGACCTCCGGCCGGGCCCGCTGCTCGCCGAGCTGGGCCGGCGCGGGCTGCGCTCGGTGCTCTGCGAGGGCGGGCCCACCCTGCTCGGTGCGCTCGTCGCGGCCGACGCGGTGGACGAGCTGCGCCTGACCCTGGTCCCGGTGCTCGTCGGCGGGCCGGCCGGGCGGATCGCGACCGGGCCGGTGGCCCCCGCGGTACCGCGCGGGATGCGGCTCGCGGGCCACGACGCCGCCCCCGACGGCACCCTGCTGCTGCACTACGTCCGGGGCGATGTCCGGGGTGATCACCCTCCGAACGGGTGA
- a CDS encoding FecCD family ABC transporter permease, whose product MRVRPRDTAAPAPPKRSLRRRRLIGLAALGAALLVALLGSIAIGTKVIPPGEVFSALFAPTGTENDLVIRSLRIPRTLLGVLVGIALGLAGALAQGFTRNPLADPGLLGINAGAAFFVVCGIYLFGVTSLFGYVWFAFAGALVASVAVFVIGTRATGGATPVSLALAGAAVSFLLQALTSSIVLLDETSLDAYRFWVVGSLAGRDADVAGQVVWFIVVGTVLALASAPALNALSLGDDVATSLGHSVRRTRLVGVVAITLLAGAATAACGPITFLGLIVPHVVRAFTGPDHRWLLPASGLAGAVLLLVADVVGRVVVRPGELQVGIVVALIGGPFFIALVRRKKLGAV is encoded by the coding sequence ATCCGCGTCCGGCCCCGGGACACCGCGGCCCCGGCACCGCCGAAGCGCTCACTGCGCCGGCGCCGCCTGATCGGTCTCGCCGCACTCGGTGCGGCCCTGCTGGTCGCGCTGCTGGGGAGCATCGCCATCGGGACGAAGGTCATCCCGCCGGGCGAGGTGTTCTCCGCCCTGTTCGCCCCGACGGGCACCGAGAACGACCTGGTCATCCGCTCGCTGCGGATCCCGCGGACGCTGCTCGGCGTGCTGGTGGGCATCGCGCTCGGCCTGGCCGGGGCACTGGCCCAGGGCTTCACCCGCAACCCGCTCGCCGATCCCGGGCTGCTCGGCATCAACGCCGGGGCCGCGTTCTTCGTCGTCTGCGGGATCTACCTGTTCGGGGTCACCAGCCTGTTCGGCTACGTGTGGTTCGCCTTCGCCGGTGCGCTCGTCGCGAGCGTCGCGGTGTTCGTGATCGGCACCCGGGCGACCGGCGGTGCCACCCCGGTCTCGCTCGCGCTGGCCGGTGCGGCGGTCAGCTTCCTGCTGCAGGCGCTCACGTCGTCGATCGTGCTGCTCGACGAGACCAGCCTCGACGCCTACCGGTTCTGGGTGGTCGGCTCGCTCGCCGGGCGGGACGCCGACGTGGCCGGCCAGGTGGTCTGGTTCATCGTGGTGGGGACCGTGCTGGCGCTGGCCAGCGCACCGGCGCTGAACGCGCTCTCGCTCGGCGACGACGTCGCCACCTCGCTGGGGCACTCGGTGCGCCGGACCCGGCTCGTCGGCGTCGTCGCGATCACCCTGCTCGCCGGCGCGGCCACCGCGGCCTGCGGGCCGATCACCTTCCTCGGGCTGATCGTGCCGCACGTGGTGCGCGCCTTCACCGGGCCCGACCACCGGTGGCTGCTGCCCGCGTCCGGGCTGGCGGGAGCGGTGCTGTTGCTGGTCGCCGACGTCGTGGGGCGGGTCGTGGTCCGCCCCGGGGAGCTGCAGGTGGGCATCGTGGTCGCGCTGATCGGCGGGCCGTTCTTCATCGCGCTGGTCCGGCGCAAGAAGCTGGGGGCGGTGTGA
- a CDS encoding FecCD family ABC transporter permease → MSAPAPERSPEVVPVAGRRPLRVGRFSGVLRPRPLVVLVVTAAVLLLAAATNMGRGDYPIAITDVLATLFGGGDAGQQLVVLELRLPRTLTGALVGGALAVSGAILQSIARNPLASPDIIGVQWGAAASAVFVIVLGGGVAGVGGWFASLGIPLAALIGGLASATVVYVLAWRRGIQGYRLVLIGIGVQAVLVAAVQWLLTVAQIYQAAQAQVWLNGSLNARSWNEVVPLSIAMAVLVPLAFVLAHVLGGLRFDDDTARGIGIRVNGARTGLLFVSVGLASVATAAAGPIAFVALVCPQIARRVCRVGSPPLAVSMLLGAALTVVADLIARTALGAIELPVGIVTAVLGAPYLLFLLARARQEARA, encoded by the coding sequence GTGAGCGCCCCGGCGCCGGAGCGCAGCCCCGAGGTCGTGCCGGTCGCCGGCCGGCGACCGCTGCGGGTGGGCCGCTTCTCCGGGGTGCTGCGCCCGCGGCCGCTGGTCGTGCTCGTCGTCACGGCCGCGGTGCTGCTGCTGGCGGCCGCGACCAACATGGGCCGCGGCGACTACCCGATCGCGATCACCGACGTGCTCGCCACCCTGTTCGGCGGCGGCGACGCCGGGCAGCAGCTGGTCGTGCTGGAGCTGCGCCTGCCCCGGACCCTGACCGGCGCGCTGGTCGGCGGGGCGCTCGCGGTGTCCGGGGCGATCCTGCAGTCGATCGCCCGCAACCCGCTGGCCAGCCCGGACATCATCGGGGTGCAGTGGGGCGCGGCCGCGTCGGCGGTGTTCGTGATCGTCCTCGGTGGTGGTGTCGCCGGCGTCGGCGGATGGTTCGCCTCGCTGGGCATCCCGCTGGCGGCGCTGATCGGCGGGCTGGCCAGCGCGACCGTGGTGTACGTGCTCGCCTGGCGCCGGGGGATCCAGGGCTACCGCCTGGTGCTGATCGGCATCGGGGTCCAGGCGGTGCTCGTCGCGGCCGTGCAGTGGCTGCTCACCGTGGCCCAGATCTACCAGGCCGCCCAGGCCCAGGTCTGGCTCAACGGCAGCCTCAACGCGCGCAGCTGGAACGAGGTCGTCCCGCTGTCGATCGCGATGGCGGTGCTCGTCCCGCTCGCGTTCGTGCTGGCCCACGTGCTCGGCGGGCTGCGCTTCGACGACGACACCGCGCGGGGGATCGGGATCCGGGTGAACGGGGCCCGGACCGGGCTGCTGTTCGTGTCGGTCGGGCTCGCGTCGGTGGCGACGGCCGCGGCCGGGCCGATCGCGTTCGTCGCGCTGGTCTGCCCGCAGATCGCGCGCCGGGTGTGCCGGGTCGGCAGCCCGCCGCTGGCGGTCTCCATGCTGCTCGGCGCGGCGCTCACCGTCGTCGCCGATCTCATCGCGCGCACCGCGCTCGGTGCCATCGAACTACCCGTCGGCATCGTCACCGCGGTGCTCGGCGCGCCCTACCTGTTGTTCCTGCTCGCCCGCGCCCGTCAGGAGGCCCGCGCATGA
- a CDS encoding Asp23/Gls24 family envelope stress response protein: MTSSTPAKTTAATPATPVVPAADGTQGKTTIAASVVQKIAGIAAREVAGVFSMGSGASRAFGALRERIPGGGTTGASNVAGVRVEVGEKQAAVDLDIVVEYGVSIAELAKAVRRNVIGAVERMTGLEVIEVNISVNDIHLASEEDERPEAPAPAPAPRVVE; encoded by the coding sequence ATGACGTCCAGCACCCCGGCGAAGACCACCGCGGCCACCCCGGCGACCCCCGTGGTCCCGGCCGCCGACGGCACCCAGGGCAAGACGACGATCGCCGCGTCGGTCGTCCAGAAGATCGCCGGGATCGCCGCCCGCGAGGTCGCGGGCGTGTTCTCGATGGGATCCGGCGCGTCGCGCGCGTTCGGCGCCCTGCGCGAGCGGATCCCCGGCGGTGGCACCACCGGGGCGTCCAACGTCGCCGGGGTTAGGGTCGAGGTCGGCGAGAAGCAGGCCGCGGTCGACCTCGACATCGTCGTGGAGTACGGCGTCTCGATCGCCGAGCTGGCCAAGGCCGTCCGGCGCAACGTCATCGGGGCCGTGGAGCGGATGACCGGGCTGGAGGTCATCGAGGTGAACATCTCGGTGAACGACATCCACCTCGCCTCCGAGGAGGACGAGCGCCCCGAGGCCCCGGCGCCCGCACCGGCCCCGCGCGTCGTGGAGTGA
- a CDS encoding DUF6286 domain-containing protein — MRVLLRLLAPLVSLAVAALGALVVVEVVAAWAAPGPGAGLLVPWRDWRETARTTLWTAQPVQWIAIAAIVAGAVLLLIGLLARRHDVALRSPSPGLTVTTSPRVLARLVGSRVRDLDPVTSASVTASARSVVVRAGGRGEPTELRQEATTAATAVLEALPLARRPRLTVRAAPDRPDTTRGVH, encoded by the coding sequence GTGCGTGTCCTGCTCCGACTCCTCGCCCCGCTGGTCAGCCTGGCCGTGGCGGCACTCGGCGCGCTCGTGGTCGTCGAGGTCGTGGCGGCCTGGGCCGCCCCCGGCCCGGGAGCCGGTCTGCTCGTCCCGTGGCGGGACTGGCGCGAGACCGCCCGGACCACGCTGTGGACCGCACAGCCGGTGCAGTGGATCGCGATCGCCGCGATCGTCGCCGGTGCGGTGCTGCTGCTGATCGGGCTGCTCGCCCGGCGGCACGACGTGGCGCTGCGCTCGCCGTCCCCGGGGCTGACCGTCACCACCTCGCCCCGGGTGCTGGCCCGTCTCGTCGGCAGCCGGGTCCGGGACCTCGACCCGGTCACCAGCGCGTCGGTCACCGCGTCCGCGCGGTCGGTCGTCGTCCGGGCCGGTGGTCGTGGCGAGCCCACGGAGCTGCGGCAGGAGGCCACCACGGCGGCCACCGCGGTGCTGGAGGCGTTGCCACTGGCCCGCCGGCCGCGGCTGACGGTCCGGGCCGCCCCCGACCGCCCGGACACCACGAGGGGAGTGCACTGA